Proteins found in one Candidatus Poribacteria bacterium genomic segment:
- the murQ gene encoding N-acetylmuramic acid 6-phosphate etherase, which produces MQSTTEQRNLNSTDIDLKSTAEIVQVFHEEDQKAVAAVEAESEAIAHAIDLCVAAFRDGGRLFYVGAGTSGRLGVLDASECPPTFSTPPEMVQGIIAGGDVALRRSVEGEEDKPERGADAIRERQLTPQDVLVGIASSGRTPYVIGALKAAHAIGATTMFLCCVPPPDQLKGWVTHFITPIVGPEIITGSTRLKAGTATKLVLNMLTTVSMIKLGKVYNNLMVDVNASNTKLVARSIRIVQAVTDVDAATAEAALAQAGGQAKLAIVMLARGLDPTAAKALLEKHSGFLRHILD; this is translated from the coding sequence ATGCAATCCACAACGGAGCAGCGAAATCTGAATTCTACCGATATTGATCTGAAATCAACTGCAGAAATCGTTCAGGTTTTTCACGAAGAAGATCAAAAAGCGGTTGCAGCGGTAGAAGCGGAATCCGAGGCAATCGCGCATGCTATTGACCTGTGCGTCGCTGCGTTTCGCGACGGCGGCAGGTTATTTTATGTAGGTGCAGGCACAAGCGGTCGGCTTGGCGTGTTAGATGCCTCCGAATGCCCGCCAACCTTTAGCACGCCTCCTGAAATGGTACAGGGAATTATTGCCGGAGGCGATGTCGCCTTGCGCCGTTCCGTGGAGGGTGAGGAGGACAAACCTGAACGCGGCGCAGACGCTATTCGAGAACGGCAACTTACACCGCAAGATGTGCTTGTCGGGATTGCAAGTAGTGGGCGGACACCGTATGTCATCGGGGCTTTGAAGGCAGCACACGCCATCGGCGCAACAACGATGTTTCTCTGCTGTGTTCCGCCGCCTGATCAATTAAAGGGATGGGTGACGCATTTCATCACACCGATTGTCGGACCGGAAATTATCACTGGCTCAACCCGATTGAAAGCGGGAACCGCCACAAAACTGGTGCTGAACATGCTCACAACCGTCTCTATGATAAAACTCGGCAAGGTGTATAACAATCTGATGGTAGATGTGAACGCCTCTAATACGAAACTTGTCGCTCGGAGCATTCGGATTGTTCAAGCTGTTACTGATGTAGACGCTGCGACAGCCGAGGCAGCTTTAGCACAGGCGGGTGGTCAAGCGAAACTCGCTATTGTAATGCTCGCAAGAGGGTTGGACCCGACGGCTGCCAAAGCACTATTAGAAAAGCATTCCGGCTTTCTGAGACATATTCTTGACTGA
- a CDS encoding selenium-binding protein — protein MLQQWKPDPTFYPSPKMAIEAPIEDVAYVAAPRDDDKPDAMCVVDLNPASDTYGEIVHKLELGVRDEIHHFGWNACSAALCPYAPHPYIERRYLVVPALRGSHIYILDVKEDPKAPKLIKTLDANEVESRSGYTRPHTVHCGPEGIYISALASAGSEEGPGGIFLMDHYNFNILGQWEVERGSQSLSYDFWWHLGYDVAVTSEWGTPAMIENGVSLEDLGARKFGHKIHIWDIRHRKNIQTLDLGDDYQMILELRPAHDPTKAHGFVNAVLNMTDLSSSIWTWYKDGDNWDIKKIIDIPAQVPENPDDLPPALKDIGMIPPLVTDHILSLDDRFLYVSCWGTGEMLQYDVSDPLNPKHTGTLKIGGITKSHPHPAAGPVSGGPQMVELSRDGKRLYFTNSLYVAWDNQFYPDGANGWMVKADVNPDGGFELDPDFFVDFGDSRAHQIRLQGGDSSSDTFCYP, from the coding sequence TTGTTACAACAGTGGAAACCTGATCCAACTTTTTATCCATCCCCTAAGATGGCGATTGAGGCACCTATTGAAGATGTTGCTTATGTCGCTGCGCCGAGAGATGATGACAAGCCCGACGCTATGTGTGTGGTTGACCTCAATCCAGCGTCCGATACTTATGGCGAGATTGTTCATAAACTGGAGCTCGGTGTTCGCGACGAAATCCACCACTTCGGTTGGAACGCTTGTAGTGCAGCACTCTGCCCCTACGCACCACACCCTTATATAGAACGGCGTTACCTCGTTGTGCCAGCACTGCGCGGTTCCCATATCTATATCCTTGACGTGAAAGAGGACCCGAAGGCACCGAAACTCATTAAAACTTTAGATGCCAATGAAGTTGAATCACGATCAGGATATACCCGTCCGCATACAGTACACTGCGGTCCTGAAGGCATCTACATTAGTGCTTTGGCTTCAGCCGGTTCAGAAGAAGGTCCTGGCGGGATATTCCTTATGGATCACTATAACTTCAATATCTTGGGGCAGTGGGAAGTAGAACGCGGCTCTCAATCCCTGTCTTACGATTTCTGGTGGCACTTGGGTTATGATGTCGCTGTCACCAGTGAGTGGGGCACGCCAGCAATGATTGAAAACGGTGTAAGCCTTGAAGATTTGGGTGCCCGCAAATTCGGACATAAAATCCATATCTGGGATATCCGACATCGCAAGAATATCCAGACCTTAGATTTGGGCGATGACTATCAAATGATTCTGGAATTACGTCCCGCGCACGACCCAACGAAGGCGCATGGGTTCGTCAATGCCGTGTTGAATATGACTGACCTCTCCAGTTCTATCTGGACATGGTATAAAGATGGAGACAATTGGGACATCAAAAAGATTATTGATATTCCGGCACAAGTTCCTGAAAATCCAGATGATTTGCCACCGGCTTTGAAGGATATCGGGATGATTCCTCCGCTTGTCACTGACCATATCCTCTCGTTAGATGACCGATTCCTATATGTCTCTTGTTGGGGGACCGGAGAGATGCTGCAATACGATGTATCTGACCCGCTTAATCCGAAGCACACAGGCACCCTCAAGATAGGCGGTATTACCAAATCGCATCCGCACCCGGCTGCTGGACCTGTCAGTGGCGGTCCGCAGATGGTTGAATTGAGTCGGGATGGCAAGCGTCTCTACTTCACTAATTCTCTCTACGTTGCATGGGATAATCAGTTCTATCCGGATGGCGCAAATGGATGGATGGTGAAGGCGGATGTCAACCCCGATGGTGGTTTTGAATTGGATCCTGACTTCTTCGTCGACTTCGGTGATAGCCGCGCGCATCAGATTCGGTTGCAAGGTGGCGATAGTTCTTCGGATACTTTTTGTTATCCGTAG
- a CDS encoding DUF362 domain-containing protein, whose product MDTKVGLAKTGRRRSNVFQALDNIRQDLTPKVREQVLLKPNFLSSTNQLASSHVDAMRGALDFLLSTPQPPKEVIIAEGANEKFSGEAFQIFGYDALQAEHDVPIRLVDLHQETEWVETRVFLAGREEDTVRMPKIVLDCPCTISVAIAKTHDAGVVTLAMKNMIMGTLHKEDRIKMHGYHSHADRVLPREAQTLNINLLRLSRHLKPDIAIVDGTVGLQGNGPGGTDSVPLGIAVVSGDVFAADAVTTKAMGFEPLEIGLFQYANEMGYGTADLNNIEILGPAVETVATAFKPHETTEQQFQWQDAHAEDYLAAD is encoded by the coding sequence ATGGATACCAAAGTTGGACTTGCCAAAACCGGCAGGCGGCGTTCTAACGTCTTTCAAGCGTTAGACAACATACGTCAGGATCTCACGCCGAAAGTCCGTGAACAGGTACTGTTGAAACCGAATTTTCTCTCCAGCACGAACCAGCTCGCCTCGTCGCACGTGGACGCGATGCGTGGTGCGTTGGATTTTCTGTTAAGCACACCACAACCTCCGAAAGAGGTAATTATCGCTGAAGGGGCGAATGAGAAATTTTCTGGTGAAGCATTCCAGATTTTCGGTTATGACGCGCTTCAAGCCGAACACGATGTTCCCATCCGACTTGTCGATTTGCATCAAGAGACCGAATGGGTAGAAACCAGAGTTTTTCTTGCTGGACGTGAGGAAGATACTGTCCGGATGCCGAAGATAGTCCTTGATTGTCCTTGCACCATCTCCGTCGCTATCGCTAAAACGCACGATGCTGGAGTTGTGACGCTTGCTATGAAGAATATGATTATGGGAACCTTGCATAAGGAGGATCGGATTAAAATGCACGGCTACCATAGCCATGCAGACCGAGTACTACCACGCGAGGCACAGACGCTCAATATCAACTTGCTCCGGCTCTCACGTCACCTTAAGCCTGACATTGCTATCGTTGACGGTACCGTTGGACTACAAGGCAATGGTCCCGGCGGGACGGATTCTGTCCCACTCGGTATCGCAGTTGTAAGCGGTGATGTGTTTGCTGCAGATGCCGTCACGACAAAAGCGATGGGATTTGAGCCACTGGAGATCGGGCTATTCCAATATGCCAACGAAATGGGATACGGCACCGCGGACCTAAACAACATTGAAATCCTTGGACCCGCTGTCGAGACGGTCGCGACAGCTTTTAAACCGCATGAAACAACCGAACAACAGTTTCAGTGGCAGGATGCGCACGCTGAGGATTATCTCGCCGCTGATTGA